In Acidobacteriota bacterium, the following are encoded in one genomic region:
- a CDS encoding D-cysteine desulfhydrase family protein has translation MATSSPGDVQAALASLFAIPSLPLGQLPTPVDPLDRLRERLGGGPRLLAKRDDLIAFGAGGNKVRKLALVAARAREEGCDTLVTTGGIQSNHARVTAIVAARFGMHCALVLNGTPQERPTGNLRLALLAGASVHYVSTRDERSVAMATLVERLSDRGRRPFMIPLGASTALGAVAYARALGELHEQGIEPDVIVHASSSGGTQAGLVAGCLLYGRRTRVIGVSADEPAAALGRHIHGLLEQIGMMLGLGDRFGADAPIDVDDGFVGSGYGVPTEASTEALEVTARSEGIFLDPTYTAKAMAALLAYVRGGRFGARETVLFWHTGGFPGLLA, from the coding sequence ATGGCTACGTCGTCACCAGGGGACGTGCAGGCGGCACTGGCGAGTCTTTTCGCGATTCCGTCGCTGCCGCTCGGGCAGTTGCCGACGCCGGTCGACCCGCTCGATCGCCTTCGCGAGCGGCTCGGCGGCGGACCGCGCCTGCTCGCCAAGCGCGATGACCTCATCGCGTTCGGGGCCGGCGGCAACAAGGTGCGCAAGCTCGCGCTCGTGGCCGCCCGCGCTCGCGAAGAGGGGTGCGACACGCTCGTCACGACGGGCGGGATCCAGTCGAACCATGCCCGCGTCACCGCCATCGTCGCGGCCCGGTTCGGCATGCACTGCGCGCTCGTGCTGAACGGCACGCCGCAGGAGCGGCCGACGGGCAACCTGCGGCTGGCGTTGCTCGCCGGGGCCTCGGTCCACTACGTCTCGACGCGAGACGAGCGCTCGGTGGCGATGGCCACGCTCGTCGAGCGGCTCTCCGATCGCGGGCGCCGGCCGTTCATGATCCCGCTCGGTGCGTCGACGGCTCTCGGGGCGGTGGCCTACGCCCGCGCCCTGGGCGAACTGCACGAGCAGGGTATCGAACCCGACGTCATCGTCCACGCGTCCTCGTCGGGCGGCACGCAGGCGGGTCTCGTAGCCGGGTGTCTCCTCTACGGCCGTCGAACGCGGGTCATCGGGGTCAGCGCCGACGAGCCGGCGGCGGCGCTCGGGCGCCACATCCATGGATTGCTCGAGCAGATCGGGATGATGCTCGGCCTCGGCGATCGGTTCGGTGCCGACGCACCCATCGATGTCGACGATGGGTTCGTCGGCAGTGGCTACGGCGTGCCCACCGAGGCGTCGACCGAAGCGCTCGAAGTCACGGCACGCAGCGAAGGGATCTTCCTCGATCCCACGTACACCGCGAAGGCGATGGCGGCCCTGCTCGCCTACGTGCGCGGCGGACGGTTCGGCGCGCGCGAGACGGTGCTCTTCTGGCACACCGGTGGGTTCCCGGGTCTGCTGGCCTGA
- a CDS encoding dipeptidase — translation MGLAAISRDATQGDEALLARARSLMTQVPLIDGHNDLPWAMRNAARYDFGRIDIRQPQPTLHTDIPRLREGHVGAQFWSVYVPASLQGEEAVVATLEQVDAVYEMVRRYPDAFELVRTADEVERVFKAGRIASMMGIEGGHSIGASLGALRMFKRLGVGYMTLTHSANVPWADASTDAERLGGLSRFGEEVVREMNRLGMLVDLSHVSPGTMAHALRVTASPVIFSHSSARALCDVPRNVPDDVLRRMPDNGGVVMVTFVPGFISQEVADYGARLRREMERVRAAMPDDPTGVARAMEQWRASHAEPRATLAQVADHIDHIRRVAGIDHVGIGGDFDGISTVPVGLEDVSTYPALIAELLRRGYTDEDVKKLLGLNLLRVMRKNEEVAARLGAERGPSLATFDELDGTRD, via the coding sequence ATGGGCCTCGCGGCGATCTCTCGCGACGCCACGCAGGGCGACGAGGCGCTGCTCGCTCGCGCCCGCTCGCTGATGACGCAGGTGCCGCTCATCGACGGGCACAACGACCTGCCGTGGGCGATGCGCAACGCGGCACGCTACGACTTCGGCAGGATCGACATCCGGCAGCCGCAGCCGACGCTGCACACCGACATCCCCCGGCTGCGCGAGGGCCACGTCGGCGCGCAGTTCTGGTCGGTGTACGTGCCGGCGAGCCTGCAGGGCGAAGAGGCCGTCGTCGCGACGCTCGAACAGGTCGACGCGGTCTACGAGATGGTGAGGCGGTATCCCGACGCCTTCGAGCTGGTGCGCACGGCCGACGAGGTCGAACGGGTGTTCAAGGCCGGCCGGATCGCGTCGATGATGGGCATCGAGGGGGGCCACTCGATCGGCGCCTCGCTCGGCGCGCTGAGAATGTTCAAGCGGCTCGGCGTCGGCTACATGACGCTCACGCACAGCGCCAACGTGCCGTGGGCCGACGCCTCGACCGATGCCGAACGGCTGGGCGGGCTCTCGCGCTTCGGCGAGGAGGTGGTCCGCGAGATGAACCGCCTCGGGATGCTCGTCGACCTCAGCCACGTGTCGCCGGGCACGATGGCGCACGCCCTGCGGGTCACGGCGTCGCCGGTCATCTTCTCGCACTCGTCGGCACGAGCGCTGTGCGACGTGCCGCGCAACGTGCCCGACGACGTGCTGAGGCGCATGCCCGACAACGGCGGCGTGGTCATGGTGACGTTCGTGCCCGGCTTCATCTCGCAGGAGGTCGCCGACTACGGCGCGCGGCTGCGGCGCGAGATGGAGCGTGTCCGCGCGGCGATGCCCGACGATCCGACCGGCGTCGCGCGCGCCATGGAGCAGTGGCGGGCCTCGCACGCCGAGCCCCGCGCCACGCTGGCGCAGGTGGCCGACCACATCGACCACATCCGCCGGGTCGCCGGCATCGACCACGTCGGGATCGGCGGCGACTTCGACGGGATCTCGACCGTTCCGGTAGGGCTCGAGGACGTGTCGACCTACCCGGCCCTCATCGCGGAGCTCCTCCGGCGAGGGTATACGGACGAGGACGTGAAGAAGCTGCTCGGCCTGAACCTGCTGCGGGTGATGAGGAAGAACGAGGAGGTCGCCGCGCGGCTCGGCGCGGAACGCGGCCCGTCGCTTGCGACGTTCGACGAGCTCGACGGCACGCGCGACTGA
- a CDS encoding ferrous iron transport protein A, which produces MTTPSPALARLSDLSPGSIARFHRAHLDEDDCQLLRALGMTDRCLVRVCQSGEPCIVQVRSTRIGLSRVVAEGILVEPHAA; this is translated from the coding sequence ATGACGACTCCCTCGCCCGCCCTCGCCCGCCTCTCGGACCTCTCGCCCGGCAGCATCGCCCGCTTTCACCGGGCGCACCTCGACGAGGACGACTGCCAGCTCCTGCGCGCGCTCGGCATGACCGATCGCTGTCTGGTGCGCGTCTGTCAGAGTGGCGAACCCTGCATCGTGCAGGTCCGGAGCACGCGAATCGGGCTGTCGCGCGTGGTGGCCGAGGGCATCCTCGTCGAACCGCACGCCGCCTGA
- a CDS encoding OsmC family protein translates to MTDQPRPPKRYELEWQGALRFSARVDGVRLVLDSRAEAGPSPMDAVAFGLAGCMAIDVVNILERGRVPVTGVRATLDAHRSNGQPARFARMELHFDVTGDEVPPDRVERAIDLSRDKYCSVWHSLRQDIDLRTTFTVHARE, encoded by the coding sequence ATGACGGACCAGCCAAGACCTCCGAAACGCTACGAACTCGAGTGGCAGGGCGCCCTGCGATTCTCCGCCAGGGTGGATGGCGTGCGCCTCGTCCTCGACAGCCGTGCAGAGGCCGGCCCCTCGCCGATGGACGCCGTCGCGTTCGGTCTCGCCGGCTGCATGGCCATCGACGTCGTCAATATCCTCGAGCGGGGCCGCGTGCCGGTCACCGGCGTCCGGGCGACGCTCGACGCGCACCGGAGCAACGGCCAGCCAGCCCGGTTCGCGCGGATGGAGCTCCATTTCGACGTGACGGGTGACGAGGTGCCGCCCGACCGCGTCGAGCGGGCGATCGACCTGTCGCGAGACAAGTACTGTTCTGTCTGGCACTCGCTCCGCCAGGACATCGATCTGCGGACCACGTTCACCGTTCACGCGAGGGAGTGA
- a CDS encoding ferrous iron transporter B — MASGGAATAPAITRQPAPTPAGPARVVLVGNPNTGKTTLFNRLCGARAKTSNFPGTTTSMRVGRVSFDDGRVVEVVDLPGLYDLTLQVPESRICRSVLAGEGVYRRPDVVVVVVDACNLTRNLVLVAELIDFGVPVVVALNMLDIAQRRGLTLDVAALTRHLGCAVVPMVARRGIGVDEVRAEVRRLVDNGSTPKALADHPRPPAGASHADLADWADGVVEASLGGSSAVGAGTDTMTERFDQTFTHPVLGLVTFGLVMAGMFWTLFAIATVPMDLIEATFAWLGGLAGEYLPPGPIHDLVAEGVIGGVAGTVVFLPQICLLFFLISLLEDTGYLARAAFVMDRLLCRFGLPGHAFVPLLTSHACAVPGIMATRLIPDRRDRLATILVAPMMSCSARLPVYVLLTTLLFREQPLLGGALFAACYLAGAGAAMVTAMVLGRSVLRGRARPMVLELPSYKVPSLTNALLTAKDQGVAFLRTAGTVIMAICIVMWWLSAYPRTDPPEAALGLRAEAAQATGADADALLEEAASLERRSRQAGSFAGRIGRTLEPVFEPLGFDWQLTVGVVTSFLAREVFVSTMSVLVGGSGDPDVDEGVIARIRAATRADGTRLFSPAASASLLVFFVLAMQCLPTLAVTRRETGELRWALLQLGYMSTLAYVSAFVTYQGLRLIGLP, encoded by the coding sequence ATGGCCAGCGGTGGGGCGGCGACCGCCCCCGCCATCACCCGGCAGCCGGCCCCGACGCCCGCGGGACCCGCGCGCGTCGTGCTCGTCGGCAACCCGAACACCGGCAAGACCACCCTGTTCAACCGCCTGTGCGGCGCCCGCGCGAAGACATCGAACTTTCCGGGCACGACGACGAGCATGCGCGTGGGCCGCGTGTCGTTCGACGACGGCCGCGTCGTCGAGGTCGTCGACCTGCCGGGTCTGTACGATCTGACGCTGCAGGTTCCGGAATCGCGCATCTGCCGCAGCGTGCTCGCCGGCGAAGGCGTGTACCGGCGCCCCGACGTCGTCGTCGTGGTCGTCGACGCGTGCAACCTCACCCGCAACCTCGTGCTGGTCGCGGAACTGATCGACTTCGGCGTGCCCGTGGTGGTCGCGCTGAACATGCTCGACATCGCGCAACGTCGCGGCCTGACGCTCGATGTCGCGGCGCTCACGCGCCACCTCGGCTGCGCGGTCGTCCCGATGGTCGCGCGCCGCGGCATCGGCGTCGACGAGGTGCGCGCCGAGGTACGCCGGCTCGTCGACAACGGTTCGACGCCCAAGGCGCTGGCCGACCACCCTCGGCCGCCCGCCGGGGCGAGCCACGCCGATCTGGCGGATTGGGCCGACGGCGTCGTCGAAGCGAGCCTCGGGGGGTCTTCGGCGGTCGGTGCAGGCACCGACACGATGACGGAGCGGTTCGACCAGACCTTCACCCACCCGGTCCTGGGGCTCGTCACGTTCGGCCTCGTCATGGCGGGCATGTTCTGGACGCTGTTCGCGATTGCGACCGTGCCGATGGACCTGATCGAAGCGACCTTCGCGTGGCTCGGCGGGCTCGCCGGCGAGTACCTCCCACCGGGTCCGATTCACGATCTCGTGGCCGAGGGCGTCATCGGCGGCGTGGCGGGCACGGTCGTGTTCCTTCCGCAGATCTGCCTGCTCTTCTTTCTGATCAGCCTGCTCGAGGACACCGGCTACCTGGCGCGGGCGGCGTTCGTGATGGACCGGCTGCTCTGTCGCTTCGGCCTGCCAGGCCATGCGTTCGTCCCGCTGCTCACGAGCCACGCGTGTGCGGTGCCCGGCATCATGGCGACCCGCCTCATTCCCGATCGCCGCGACCGGCTCGCGACGATTCTCGTGGCGCCGATGATGAGCTGCTCGGCGCGCCTGCCGGTGTACGTGCTCCTGACGACGCTGCTCTTCCGTGAACAGCCACTGCTCGGCGGGGCGCTCTTCGCGGCGTGTTATCTCGCGGGCGCGGGCGCCGCGATGGTCACCGCGATGGTGCTCGGCCGATCGGTGCTGCGCGGGCGCGCTCGGCCCATGGTGCTCGAACTCCCATCGTACAAGGTGCCCTCGCTCACGAACGCGCTGTTGACGGCGAAGGACCAGGGAGTGGCCTTCCTGCGGACGGCGGGCACCGTCATCATGGCCATCTGCATCGTCATGTGGTGGTTGAGCGCGTACCCGCGCACCGATCCGCCGGAGGCGGCCCTCGGGCTGCGTGCCGAGGCCGCCCAGGCCACCGGTGCGGACGCCGACGCGCTGCTCGAGGAGGCCGCGAGCCTCGAGCGGCGGTCCCGTCAGGCCGGCAGCTTCGCCGGCCGGATCGGACGAACGCTCGAGCCGGTCTTCGAACCGCTCGGCTTCGACTGGCAGCTCACGGTGGGCGTCGTCACGAGCTTCCTCGCGCGCGAGGTGTTCGTGTCGACGATGTCGGTGCTCGTCGGAGGCAGTGGCGATCCCGACGTGGACGAGGGCGTGATTGCGCGCATCCGCGCCGCCACCCGCGCCGATGGCACGCGGCTCTTCTCGCCGGCCGCGTCGGCGAGCCTGCTCGTGTTCTTCGTCCTCGCCATGCAGTGCCTGCCCACGCTGGCCGTCACGCGGCGGGAGACCGGCGAGCTGCGCTGGGCACTGCTCCAACTCGGCTACATGTCGACGCTGGCGTACGTGTCAGCCTTTGTCACCTACCAGGGCCTGCGCCTGATCGGATTGCCCTGA
- a CDS encoding protein kinase, whose protein sequence is MIGSTLSHYRVLDELGVGGMGVVYRAEDLRLGRQVALKFVPQDLVNEPEALERFRREARITSALNHPNICTVHDIDQAEGREFMVLERLEGQTLKRLIGGKALPFERLLSYAIQICDALQAAHACGIVHRDIKPANIFITTRGEVKVMDFGLAKHVVLPRGHSGTTELAGDTTTEFHTTPGAAMGTMAYMSPEQARGEEVDGRTDIFAFGAVLFEMATGHRAFPGHAPAVVYDGILNRVPPPVDEINPEVPERFARILERALDKDRRMRYQTAADLLAELHRLRRDLESGSGRTPASDLPPPRSRRLGRTLMMATLALLAIAALLVSLRRPAPALTERDSVMLGPFDNRTGDPVFDDTLRQALAVHLAQSPFLNIVGDERTAETLRLMGRAPSAPVDHDTAREVCVRQGLKAMIEGSIAQIGSSYLIALSATSCETGDTIAREQMESEGKERVLSAMSRAASSMRATLGESLASIRDFDVPIERATTPSLEALKAYTLGVAQRARGAELESIPFFKRAIELDPRFASAYDALSTVYGSLGETGRSADYGRLAYEHREPVSERERLSITVQYHDRVTGDLDQAIAALQLWKQSYPRDYRPSNILAVLYNRTGEFGRAADEAREAHRRNPGHPFPYSNLAYAARGLGDFGEARRVAGEAIALGIETLPTRRLLYHLAVLEGDEAAARAHQEWARGRSRAFDMVGAEAMVAAFEGRWSEASEAYRRTEDMARRANFVEIANGYAAQAAWTEALLGLHDAARRRARPLLEADAPAVRFAAAAALAYAGEPAGVERLATEALAARPSDTLLVSVLVPVARAAAAITRGRAADAVETLRASQPYDLGRTAAFSSLFLRGRALSAGGDHLAAAEEFRRILAHRGTEPFSMLYAMAQLELARVLAASGQPTEAARAYDHFLDAWREADAGLPVLEAARRERARLDARTSAP, encoded by the coding sequence ATGATCGGCTCGACCCTCTCGCACTACCGCGTGCTCGACGAACTGGGCGTCGGCGGCATGGGAGTGGTGTATCGCGCCGAAGACCTGCGCCTCGGGCGGCAGGTGGCGTTGAAGTTCGTCCCGCAGGATCTCGTCAACGAACCCGAGGCCCTCGAGCGCTTCCGTCGAGAGGCGCGAATCACGTCGGCGCTCAACCACCCGAACATCTGCACCGTGCACGACATCGACCAGGCCGAGGGTCGGGAGTTCATGGTGCTCGAGCGTCTCGAGGGCCAGACGCTCAAGCGGCTGATTGGAGGCAAGGCCCTGCCGTTCGAGCGTCTGCTGTCGTACGCCATTCAGATCTGCGATGCGCTGCAGGCCGCCCATGCCTGCGGCATCGTGCATCGCGACATCAAGCCGGCCAACATCTTCATCACGACGCGGGGCGAGGTGAAGGTCATGGACTTCGGGCTCGCCAAGCACGTGGTGCTGCCCCGCGGGCACTCGGGCACGACCGAACTGGCGGGCGACACGACGACCGAGTTCCACACGACGCCGGGCGCGGCGATGGGCACGATGGCGTACATGTCGCCCGAGCAGGCCAGGGGCGAGGAGGTCGACGGACGGACCGACATCTTCGCGTTCGGCGCCGTGCTCTTCGAGATGGCCACGGGACACCGCGCGTTCCCAGGGCATGCGCCGGCGGTGGTGTACGACGGCATCCTCAACCGGGTGCCCCCTCCGGTCGACGAGATCAACCCTGAGGTGCCGGAGCGCTTCGCGCGCATCCTTGAGCGGGCGCTCGACAAGGATCGGCGGATGCGGTACCAGACCGCCGCCGACCTGCTGGCGGAACTGCACCGCCTGCGACGCGATCTGGAATCGGGCAGCGGACGTACGCCGGCCTCCGATCTCCCCCCACCCCGGTCGAGGCGCCTCGGGCGCACGCTGATGATGGCCACGCTGGCGCTGCTCGCGATCGCGGCGCTGCTCGTCAGCCTCCGGCGTCCGGCCCCCGCGCTGACCGAACGTGACTCGGTCATGCTCGGCCCGTTCGACAATCGCACCGGCGACCCGGTGTTCGACGACACGCTGCGGCAGGCGCTGGCCGTGCACCTCGCGCAGTCGCCCTTCCTGAACATCGTGGGCGACGAGCGCACCGCCGAGACGTTGCGCCTGATGGGGCGCGCGCCGTCGGCTCCGGTCGATCACGACACGGCCCGGGAGGTCTGCGTGCGGCAGGGCCTGAAGGCGATGATCGAGGGGTCGATCGCGCAGATCGGCTCGAGCTACCTGATCGCGCTCTCGGCCACCTCCTGCGAGACGGGTGACACCATCGCGCGCGAGCAGATGGAGAGCGAGGGGAAGGAACGCGTGTTGTCGGCCATGAGCCGCGCGGCATCGTCGATGCGTGCGACGCTCGGCGAGTCGCTCGCGAGCATCCGCGACTTCGACGTGCCGATCGAACGGGCGACGACGCCCTCGCTCGAAGCGCTCAAGGCGTATACGCTCGGCGTGGCCCAGCGGGCCCGCGGGGCGGAGCTCGAATCGATCCCGTTCTTCAAGCGGGCGATCGAGCTCGACCCCCGCTTCGCGTCGGCGTACGACGCGCTCTCGACGGTCTACGGCAGCCTCGGAGAGACCGGGCGCAGCGCCGACTACGGGCGCCTCGCGTACGAGCACCGCGAACCCGTGAGCGAGCGCGAGCGGCTGTCGATCACCGTCCAGTACCACGACCGCGTCACCGGGGATCTCGATCAGGCCATCGCCGCGCTCCAGCTCTGGAAGCAGTCGTACCCGCGCGACTACCGTCCGTCGAACATCCTGGCGGTGCTCTACAACCGCACCGGCGAGTTCGGCCGGGCGGCCGACGAGGCGCGCGAGGCACATCGACGCAATCCGGGCCACCCGTTCCCGTACTCGAACCTGGCCTACGCCGCACGGGGCCTTGGCGACTTCGGCGAGGCCAGGCGGGTGGCGGGCGAAGCCATCGCGCTCGGCATCGAGACCCTGCCGACGCGCCGCCTGCTCTATCACCTGGCGGTGCTGGAGGGCGACGAGGCGGCGGCGCGCGCGCACCAGGAGTGGGCCCGCGGCCGGTCACGCGCCTTCGACATGGTCGGTGCCGAGGCGATGGTGGCGGCGTTCGAGGGCCGCTGGAGCGAGGCCAGCGAAGCGTATCGCCGCACCGAAGACATGGCGCGCCGAGCGAACTTCGTCGAGATCGCCAACGGCTACGCCGCGCAGGCCGCGTGGACCGAGGCGCTGCTCGGCCTGCACGACGCGGCGCGTCGGCGGGCGCGGCCACTGCTCGAGGCCGACGCCCCGGCCGTGCGCTTCGCGGCGGCAGCGGCCCTGGCGTACGCCGGTGAACCGGCCGGCGTCGAACGTCTGGCGACCGAGGCCCTCGCCGCACGGCCGTCGGACACGCTGCTCGTCTCCGTGCTCGTGCCCGTCGCGCGCGCGGCCGCCGCCATCACGCGCGGGCGGGCGGCCGACGCGGTCGAGACCCTTCGAGCGAGTCAGCCGTACGACCTGGGGCGCACGGCCGCGTTCTCGTCGCTCTTCCTGCGCGGCCGGGCGCTCTCGGCCGGCGGCGACCACCTCGCGGCGGCCGAAGAGTTCCGGCGGATCCTGGCGCATCGGGGCACGGAGCCCTTCTCGATGCTCTACGCGATGGCGCAGCTCGAACTGGCGCGCGTTCTCGCGGCGTCGGGTCAGCCGACCGAAGCTGCCCGGGCCTACGACCACTTCCTCGACGCGTGGCGCGAGGCGGATGCCGGGCTGCCGGTGCTCGAAGCGGCCCGCCGCGAACGTGCTCGGCTCGATGCGCGGACGTCCGCGCCGTAG
- a CDS encoding penicillin acylase family protein translates to MRRAIVPAVVASCLVAATLVAQAPAALEPLERARAALAQIEGEIVLDGLTAPVEVLRDRWGIPHIYATTEDDLFFAQGFVAAQDRLWQMEIWRRTAEGTLAEVVGPEAVTRDTFARLLRYRGDMDAEWRSYAPNARRIVEAFVRGINAQIAVVLADPARLPVEFQLTGTRPAPWTPEVVVGRMAGYVMTRNARTEIQRAVLARQLGVGRVAEFMPHDPPVPLVVPDGLDLADISADILQMAADVSEPVRFDRRLARAARSFVDTPAWPLAPRAVGTALAAARPAPPDDEYAVVGSNNWVVAGRRSATAAPLLANDPHRAIQLPSLRYAVHLNGPGWNVIGAGEPALPGVAVGHNDRVAFGFTIVGIDQQDLYVERLDPANSDRYLYQGQWEPMRVERETLRVYGEAQPRSVELRFTRHGPVVHVDRTRHRAYALRWVGQEPGAAGYLASLSLNTVRNWDEFVAALDRWKVPSENLLYADVDGNIGWVAAGMTPIRQNWHGLLPVPGHEGKYEWEGFRSVTELPRAFNPPSGHLATANHNVLPPGYTTMLGYEWAPPHRFQRIEQVLASRETFSVAEFEALQHDELSLPARTIVEALEVAVLQRPTLDDDRALAARMLTRWDGRLSWDSAPAALYQLWLPHLRRAFQEAYTARADRAHAPPLMPLEILLERLARARARDYEVLTGDALDRAMADARAQMGSDVSEWKWGTLHRAHFEHPLASTDAERAVFNLPDVPRGGDQTTVNNTGAAVRQVHGASFRAVMDVADWDRSTMTNVPGQSAQPASPHYGDLLPLWARGQYHPMLFSREAVERYLGHHLRLVPPGWATGGPTPAAAAGDVPTLPPFAGTLVNFDRAGGRVAACAEMPGGGDTTIGARSVRRTKVWVIEREVLRELGSTPGSCDPAWSPDGSRLAVVVPNGLWTYSPTLEDPRQIAAAHLPVEPAHPHDYTAFSRPRWSPDGLRLAFLVTDGQTTWVEAVQVATGRRLFKSDPDTYSFEWTTDPRELKVGARTIRLP, encoded by the coding sequence ATGCGCCGAGCGATCGTGCCGGCTGTCGTCGCGAGCTGTCTCGTCGCGGCCACCCTCGTCGCGCAGGCGCCGGCCGCGCTCGAGCCGCTCGAACGCGCCCGGGCGGCCCTCGCGCAGATCGAGGGCGAGATCGTCCTCGACGGACTGACCGCGCCGGTCGAGGTGCTGCGCGACCGCTGGGGCATTCCGCACATCTACGCGACCACCGAAGACGACCTCTTCTTCGCGCAGGGGTTCGTGGCGGCGCAGGATCGCCTGTGGCAGATGGAGATCTGGCGGCGCACCGCCGAGGGCACCCTCGCGGAGGTGGTCGGGCCCGAGGCCGTCACGCGTGACACCTTCGCGCGGCTGCTGCGCTACCGCGGCGACATGGACGCCGAGTGGCGCAGCTACGCGCCGAACGCCCGCCGCATCGTCGAGGCATTCGTCCGGGGCATCAACGCGCAGATCGCGGTCGTGCTCGCCGACCCCGCACGGTTGCCCGTCGAGTTCCAGCTCACGGGAACCCGGCCCGCGCCGTGGACACCCGAGGTCGTCGTCGGCCGCATGGCGGGCTACGTCATGACGCGCAACGCGCGCACTGAGATCCAGCGCGCAGTGCTCGCCCGGCAGCTGGGCGTCGGGCGTGTGGCGGAGTTCATGCCGCACGATCCCCCCGTGCCACTCGTCGTGCCCGATGGGCTCGACCTCGCCGACATCTCGGCCGACATCCTGCAGATGGCCGCCGACGTGAGCGAACCGGTCCGCTTCGACCGCCGGCTCGCGCGGGCGGCGCGCAGCTTCGTCGACACGCCAGCCTGGCCGCTCGCGCCGAGGGCCGTCGGCACCGCCCTGGCGGCCGCGCGGCCTGCGCCCCCGGATGATGAGTACGCCGTGGTCGGGTCGAACAACTGGGTGGTGGCCGGCCGGCGCTCGGCAACGGCGGCCCCGCTGCTCGCCAACGATCCGCACCGCGCGATCCAGTTGCCTTCGCTGCGTTACGCGGTGCACCTCAACGGGCCGGGGTGGAACGTGATTGGCGCCGGTGAGCCAGCGCTGCCGGGCGTGGCCGTGGGCCACAACGACCGCGTCGCGTTCGGTTTCACGATCGTCGGAATCGACCAGCAGGACCTGTACGTCGAACGCCTCGACCCGGCGAATTCCGATCGGTACCTCTACCAAGGACAATGGGAACCGATGCGGGTGGAACGCGAGACGCTTCGCGTCTACGGTGAAGCGCAGCCGCGCAGCGTCGAGCTGCGGTTCACGCGACACGGTCCAGTCGTCCACGTCGACCGCACGCGGCACCGCGCGTACGCCCTGCGGTGGGTGGGCCAGGAGCCCGGCGCTGCCGGGTATCTCGCGTCGTTGTCGCTCAACACCGTCCGCAACTGGGACGAGTTCGTCGCCGCGCTCGACCGGTGGAAAGTGCCATCCGAGAACCTGCTCTACGCCGACGTCGACGGCAACATCGGCTGGGTGGCGGCCGGCATGACGCCGATCCGGCAGAACTGGCACGGCCTGCTGCCCGTGCCAGGGCACGAAGGCAAGTACGAGTGGGAGGGTTTCCGCTCGGTGACCGAACTGCCGCGGGCGTTCAACCCGCCGTCAGGCCACCTCGCGACGGCCAACCACAACGTGCTCCCGCCCGGCTACACCACGATGCTCGGCTACGAGTGGGCGCCGCCACATCGCTTCCAGCGGATCGAGCAGGTGCTCGCGTCGCGCGAGACCTTCTCGGTCGCCGAGTTCGAGGCGCTCCAGCACGACGAGCTGTCGCTGCCGGCTCGGACGATCGTGGAGGCGCTGGAGGTCGCGGTCCTGCAGCGGCCGACGCTCGATGACGACCGCGCCCTCGCGGCGCGGATGCTGACCCGCTGGGATGGCCGCCTCTCGTGGGACTCGGCGCCGGCCGCCCTGTACCAGCTCTGGCTGCCCCACCTGCGGCGCGCGTTTCAGGAGGCGTACACGGCCCGGGCCGATCGCGCGCACGCGCCGCCGTTGATGCCGCTCGAGATTCTGCTCGAGCGGCTCGCCCGCGCCCGTGCCCGCGACTACGAAGTCCTGACGGGCGACGCGCTCGACCGCGCGATGGCCGACGCGCGCGCGCAGATGGGGTCGGACGTCTCGGAGTGGAAGTGGGGCACGCTCCATCGGGCGCACTTCGAGCACCCGCTGGCGTCGACCGACGCCGAGCGCGCGGTCTTCAACCTGCCCGACGTGCCGCGGGGAGGCGACCAGACCACGGTGAACAACACCGGTGCCGCCGTCCGCCAGGTCCACGGGGCGTCGTTTCGCGCCGTGATGGACGTCGCCGACTGGGATCGGTCGACGATGACCAACGTGCCCGGGCAGTCGGCCCAGCCGGCGAGCCCGCACTACGGCGACCTGCTCCCGCTCTGGGCCCGGGGCCAGTACCATCCGATGCTGTTCTCGCGCGAGGCCGTCGAACGCTACCTCGGACACCACCTGCGTCTCGTACCCCCCGGGTGGGCGACAGGCGGACCGACACCTGCCGCCGCGGCGGGCGACGTACCGACGCTGCCGCCGTTTGCCGGCACCCTCGTCAACTTCGATCGGGCTGGCGGTCGGGTGGCGGCGTGTGCCGAGATGCCGGGCGGCGGCGACACGACCATCGGGGCACGATCGGTGCGGCGCACCAAGGTCTGGGTGATCGAACGCGAGGTGCTCCGTGAACTGGGCTCGACGCCGGGCAGCTGCGACCCGGCCTGGTCGCCCGACGGCTCGCGCCTCGCGGTCGTCGTCCCGAACGGGCTCTGGACCTACTCGCCGACGCTCGAGGACCCGCGGCAGATCGCTGCGGCGCACCTGCCCGTCGAGCCGGCCCACCCGCACGATTACACGGCGTTCTCCCGGCCGCGCTGGTCACCCGACGGGCTGCGCCTCGCGTTTCTGGTGACCGACGGGCAGACCACCTGGGTCGAGGCGGTTCAGGTCGCGACTGGCCGCCGCCTGTTCAAATCGGATCCCGACACCTACAGCTTCGAGTGGACCACCGACCCGCGCGAGCTCAAGGTCGGCGCACGAACCATCCGCCTGCCCTGA